AAAACAGTCTatacatatatgcatggttCACTGTGAAAACGCACTCATAAACGTACAGGAGAATTATTTGAGCATGCGTCCTGGTCGTGAGTACCGATATAGTGATCTTTCATATCTTACCTCCATTTCTACTGTCAGACAGGCGTACAGACAAACAAAGAAGTAATAGGAGCCGTCGTTCCTTCTCGAATCACTAGCATgcataagatcatatatatcacCCATAAGAGAAGCAAACATAAAGACAAACGCGCACGCACACACAAAAACACGGGGAGATATTGTCTAGTATCATAAAGGGTATTTATCAGATCCTATACATTACCGGCCGGTCGTTTATCTTTGATATAGATATACAATAGAGGCAAAATGATTGCCATACTGGATCTGTACATGCATATGTGCATGCGTGTCCAACAAATTATGAGTAACCTATACGTGCTTTCAAAACTTATAACCAGtccctgtatatatatatatttataccttTTCCCTTCTGGATCCCTTTCCCTATTATGTTCAACATGTAGAACAGTTCAATACTGATCATTTAGAGACGTTATCAGCTAAAGTCTGCATGACCTTAACCTGGGTGGCAAGGCATGTTATATAGTGGGCTGTCTCCTCCAACAAGCTGCATATATCCATTGTTTTTCCACCTGGTACAAGCTGTCTAAGCTTTTTGGCTTGGCCTAGCTCTCCTGGGGAATAACTCCTAATGacccttttcttcttcaagctgCCAAGAGAGCTCCTCCCCATTCTACTCATGTGGCGCCTTGCTCGGCTTCCAAGCTTGGAAAGAACAGCCCTGCTCCAAGCCCTCCTCGATCCAACTGCATGAGCCATTGACAAATAAGCCGCGATCTTGATTCTCTGGCTTTTTGTACGAACTCCCTCGATGGATAAGGAACCGGGTCTAGGGTTTCGGTTTCTCATATGCAAGAGAGCAGAAACAAATCTACGAGCAAACTTGACTCTGCGGGAGTTGGAGTTCCGGGTTGCACCCTTCGAGATCATTGTGGGTACAAAGAATATCCCAAATTAACTATGTCGATGGGGATCCAAATCCTAGCAATCTGACAGAAGTGTTCTTTTGCTGTGAAAGGCAGAGACAGATGAGCATTAAAGATTGGAAGTTGAGATTTTCTTCTGACACAAAGGGTCCTCTCTTGCTTGCAAGTACGAAAGGCAAAAACTCAGATCTGACACAAAGATTGATGGAGCGAGAAAAATGGTTATTGAGCACATAAGATATTGATGAAGAAGCTAATTATGGGTTAGATTTGTGGGGAAAAATGGGATTGAATTTGGACGGCCAGAGATAGTTTAGAGTTTGATCTAACCATGATTTTATTTACAACTTAATTAATGTGGTTATCTTTATCTTTAGATATGCCATTTGTGTGCCAGAAATAGAGAGCGTGGGAATCACGCTACGGCTGGCAAAAGTCATTAATTAGTATTAAATTGTACAGATTGCTTTATGTTGTGAAAGAATGTTAGCCCACCATCATATCAACggcgataattttaaatttgtatgagttaagtttaaaattaaaaatgaaataaaatattattagattatattttttaatttttttttgttttaaaatttaaaaaaaaattgaattatttattctattttgtatgaaaatttaaaaaaattataatgattagatgagatgaattaagacaAGTATTAGACGTcttttatatgaaaagaaatatgcaccttaaataatttcttaagtttaaataatttcttatgaGACGACTTTTGATTGTGGGCAAACTTTgggtattttaattaaaaaaatatagagtatattattaaaatattaattttttatatgaatcttaagttttttaatttgttttttaaaaagaaatatgtagGATTTCTAGACcctaaaaatatacaaatcttttcataaatatataagattAGTTTGAAATCAATTTGGTTGACTCTAATTCAATTTGTTAAATGAATTGctgtaaagaaaaaattataatcgtCTATTGATGAATAATCATAAAGCCAGTTTAAAAGTCTAATTTCTGACAGGCGCTCGTGAATAAGGAAATTTTTTACAATACAGCaagctatatatttaaaatagagcTCGACTTTTGAGGTAGATATgcatatgaatttatttatataaaaaataacgtAGACATAAACACgatatataaaactaaatttataaattaacgtgatttgatatataataagttaaattgtaaaattatttttattataaaataaatttaatataaatctcatcagttacttttataaaatctatttatataaacTCAGCTTAAGTAAATTACAGCATTTTTATCATAGAAAGATGCCATTTGTTATCGCCCAAGGAATGCCGACATattacaaaaggaaaatgatagaaaaagaATTGGGAAAGTCACAAACaatcattataaagaaaaagaatttcacTTTTTAAAGTAGTGTGTGATAGCGTTCTGTACCGTCTTCTATACACAATCTAGAGTGCTATATACATAGCGTGCATAACAATCGCTAGCTAGCAGAGCATCCACGAACCAAAGTTTTATGTAATCTCATTTTCATGGAATGGGGGAGAGGTTGGGAGAAGTGGATTAGTGGACCTACCAAGGGCCAACCACTACATGATCGCACATGCTTCAGTTTCCCACTTGCCCAATGGAacctttctctcttttctaatCTTCAATTAATACTAATTCCTTGTCCAAATATGTTTTATGTCCACATTAGGTCAAAACAACTCCCTTGCTACcataaattctctctctctctctctctctctctctctctctctctctctctctctcttgcaagATAATCAATGTTTTGCGAAATAACAACTTAGTTCTAAAACtttaaactaatgaaaatatgtaaaatttattattaatattcttaaCACTCTCATTCACAAGTAGGCCAGACTCTCTCAGAATCAGGATTTAAACTCAAGActtctgttttaataatatgtaaaatcaccacttattctaaaaatttaaattgataaaatgaaataaatttattatttatatcctTACTATTACTTCCCCTCAAGTGTAAGCTAGATATTTCACCACTAAAATGCATCGTCAATCACTCTAATCattctctgttttatttttttaatttggaaacACCTCTAATTTGACAAGAATTCTCTCCAATTTAGGTTAACTAAAAGGGTTGGCTACCAAAGTACGTACAATAGTTTTTCTTCCCCTTAGATGCTCAAAAGAGAAATGTTGCAACCGGTTAAGTTGATCTTTTGGCGCGAgacttttgagacaaaattgaaatttttggaaaaacacGAATAGTCTTGACTTTCATAGtagtcactacaacacaattgagTTTTTGTGACAGTCCTGAAATcatcaaaaaaatcaatttctgtGATGGTTTCAAGCAACTGTCACAAAAGGTAGACGAGAAATGGTTTTATGTTCGAACTATAATATTGTTCTGTTCGAACATAAGCCAGACAATATCGTTTTGTAATGattacatttgaacgtataaAATGTTACCTTTGAACAGttcatatacgttcgaacattaagtCCACTTACGTGTGAACGTATAAGTTATTCATTTAAACGTTTGAACGATAATCATTAATGTTCGACCGTGAactgttttaaaatgaaaaattgaatttcaaattaaaaaagactaagaattcaaataccaaaacactagatatattaaataatattgtttgttacataAAGTATTGTGACGCCCCTACCTctgcttgggatggaacagagATTTTGAGCGTtgggatatgcaacacaaggtcaCATACCCCTATATataacagttaatatgcaatgcagcctagtatgcaactaacagtatgcaataatcacatCGGAAATAAAATGTGTAAGTATAAAATacgccagaataactaaaaacatcacaACTTCATTAGAAATCATTAAGTTCAAAATACCAATGTAGCATAGACTTAGTACAACTAAGAATTAAAGTCAAATAACTATTTTCATGCGATTTAAATCGTGAAGGACTTGGGATATAAACATCAGGATTAAATCCAATCTCCTCTTAAGGTTCGGCTCCTCCTCAATTAGTTGGATTCAGCGCTCCATCTAGATCGATATCCTCAAGATCTggcacaacttctatcattccaagtggaatgatagtggtcacACAAGGGGTGcgatttattcaaaatttcaataagttaaacaatcaatgtgcacaaagataaattaagcatgaagaatgataaatctGTAATGCATTAAATGCAGAAagaaaatcagtatgcatgtctcTCATCCAGATTCTTCAACATTTCAGAAAAATTGAGACATAGGTTAATAAACATTTTTGccatcatttttgaaaacataacttcatcataactttcatcattattagcaatttGTAATTATAACGTGTGGTAACATCACAATTCCTCACatgcactatgagtacctgCCGGTAACCGTAatacaactcacgttgaaactacgttatctatagactcgttctcaatgcattcgtaaatataacataacatcataatgtATACACCTATCtgcattaggtgtcataacatattgaCTTCACTCCGgagttctttaaaaagaacccattcgaaaccTGTTGATTGGTCTTCGTCAACTTAGGGGTTACcgctccattcttaaacactccagagtggacagaggagttccactatgATAATTTGCCATCCTAACCTTTGGAGttctgaaaaaaattaaatttttatgctATGCtagaaaaacatttttcataacatGTGCATATGTTGCAAGCTTCCatgcaaaaatgacatttatagatgtaatatgcaaaaattgtgaaaaatatcacatgtcatgtaagtatgcactcaatgtatcatataacatgatattttattctcaaaataacAATTGGAGtatgaatgaaacatttatcaataattcataaataatctataaaGGTATAAGTTAGATGCCAACTTATAAACTTCCTGAGTAATCGAAAAAGCGTCGTAACAACTGAAATCAAGTATGTACTAAGTGAAGATTAATACTATTATGGatgaggttcaaaatcaaagacttaaaaatgagtatttacaaaaatacccctaggcTCTCAAAAATTGTCGttaaggccctaaattttcaataagtgcaaacaaactccaaatataaCCAAAACttatggacttcatatttttggcattttaaAACCATCTGTGCccttgaatttttaaaaatcaa
This window of the Juglans regia cultivar Chandler chromosome 12, Walnut 2.0, whole genome shotgun sequence genome carries:
- the LOC108993832 gene encoding transcription factor IBH1-like; amino-acid sequence: MISKGATRNSNSRRVKFARRFVSALLHMRNRNPRPGSLSIEGVRTKSQRIKIAAYLSMAHAVGSRRAWSRAVLSKLGSRARRHMSRMGRSSLGSLKKKRVIRSYSPGELGQAKKLRQLVPGGKTMDICSLLEETAHYITCLATQVKVMQTLADNVSK